One stretch of Coriobacteriia bacterium DNA includes these proteins:
- a CDS encoding NADH-quinone oxidoreductase subunit A, translated as MPVGSDGVLYLVGLSGAAVLFVLLVLGANALLSPRLPTELKREPYECGMPPAGRPWAPVHLRYTTLAVLLVIFDAESALLFGIASGLRGSPVAVLQAGVFVAALAFGLWYAWRKGCLAWRS; from the coding sequence ATGCCGGTAGGCTCTGATGGAGTGCTCTACCTGGTAGGTCTTTCGGGGGCTGCCGTCCTCTTCGTGCTGCTCGTTCTGGGCGCCAATGCACTCCTGTCGCCACGGCTGCCCACGGAACTGAAGCGGGAGCCCTACGAGTGCGGCATGCCGCCGGCGGGTCGTCCGTGGGCTCCGGTCCACCTGAGGTACACCACGCTCGCCGTCCTCCTCGTCATCTTCGATGCCGAGTCCGCCCTGCTGTTCGGGATCGCGTCCGGGCTTCGCGGTTCGCCGGTCGCCGTCCTGCAGGCCGGCGTCTTCGTCGCCGCTCTCGCGTTCGGCCTTTGGTACGCGTGGCGGAAGGGGTGTCTCGCGTGGCGCTCGTAG
- a CDS encoding NADH-quinone oxidoreductase subunit B family protein, translating to MALVDDVGRLLERVPGGGVILTSVDAVADWARGQSLWAMPMGTACCAMELISASFSKFDFDRLGTFPRPDPRHTDVMVVAGTITLKMAPAVRRLYEQMPDPKWVVAMGNCAVSGGIFYHDSYSVVRGVDEIIPVDVYVAGCPPRPESLQDAILKLRERVGEGSIAPGRTRPSRLTLPGRPGEGGEAS from the coding sequence GTGGCGCTCGTAGACGATGTAGGGCGCCTTCTCGAGCGCGTCCCCGGGGGCGGCGTCATCCTCACGAGTGTCGACGCCGTGGCCGACTGGGCGCGAGGGCAATCCCTGTGGGCGATGCCGATGGGGACGGCCTGCTGCGCGATGGAGCTCATCTCGGCGTCGTTCAGCAAGTTCGACTTCGACCGTCTCGGCACTTTCCCGCGGCCGGATCCCCGGCACACCGACGTGATGGTGGTCGCTGGGACGATCACTCTGAAGATGGCACCCGCGGTGCGGCGCCTGTACGAGCAGATGCCCGACCCGAAATGGGTGGTCGCGATGGGCAACTGCGCCGTCTCCGGAGGAATCTTCTATCACGACTCGTACTCCGTCGTGCGCGGTGTCGACGAGATAATCCCCGTCGACGTCTACGTGGCCGGATGCCCGCCGAGGCCCGAGTCTCTGCAGGACGCGATACTGAAGCTGCGCGAACGGGTCGGTGAGGGGTCCATCGCGCCGGGGAGGACGAGACCGAGTCGTCTCACGCTGCCCGGCCGCCCGGGCGAAGGCGGCGAGGCCTCGTGA
- a CDS encoding NADH-quinone oxidoreductase subunit C encodes MNIEQLREHLCARHPDLCPLFSIEFGDGVLTVPSDGLHAAAADLKALGFDFIGMVTAVDYGEEFEILYRVRSRAMHVGLIVKTRIPRSSASIGSVVDLWPAADWHEREVYDLFGIYFEGHPDLRRILLPDDWVGHPLRKDYEDEHVLRRPDHI; translated from the coding sequence GTGAACATCGAGCAGCTTCGCGAGCACCTGTGCGCCCGACACCCGGACCTGTGTCCTCTGTTCTCGATCGAGTTCGGAGACGGCGTTCTCACCGTCCCCTCGGACGGCCTTCATGCCGCCGCCGCCGATCTCAAGGCGCTCGGCTTCGACTTCATCGGCATGGTGACCGCCGTCGACTATGGCGAGGAGTTCGAGATCCTCTATCGCGTACGGTCGCGTGCGATGCACGTGGGTCTCATCGTGAAGACGCGCATCCCGCGTTCCTCGGCGAGCATCGGTTCCGTGGTCGACCTGTGGCCTGCCGCGGACTGGCACGAGCGCGAGGTCTACGACCTCTTCGGGATCTACTTCGAGGGTCATCCCGACCTTCGGCGGATCCTTCTTCCGGACGACTGGGTCGGGCACCCGTTGCGCAAGGACTACGAGGACGAGCACGTCTTGCGGCGTCCGGACCACATCTAG
- a CDS encoding NADH-quinone oxidoreductase subunit D translates to MTIAIESTNGDELVVNVGPSHPSTHGVCRVIVRLDGEVVTHAEPVIGYLHRGIEKIAENRTYLQVVPLTDRLDYVGSMYANWAYCRAVERLAGIRVPERAEYLRVIVCELQRIASHMMSIGSSGADTGAFTMFLYTFDQRERIVELFEELCGARLTYNYVRPGGVSFDLPEGWAERCAALCERMPAAFAELDRLFFGNAIARGRLKGVGVLSAEDAIAWGASGPVARGSGVVWDLRKHDPYSVYPRFDFDIPVGENGDAYDRARVRLFECAESCRIVTQALRQLEPGPVRAEGLPRLLRPRPGDAYDHIESARGSLGVYLVSDGSPRPYRMKVRSPAFCNLALLPKLAVGHTLSDLVVVLGSLDPVFGEVDR, encoded by the coding sequence TTGACCATCGCGATCGAATCGACGAACGGCGACGAACTGGTGGTCAACGTCGGGCCGTCCCATCCCTCCACGCACGGTGTATGCCGCGTGATCGTGCGCCTCGACGGCGAGGTGGTGACGCACGCGGAGCCGGTGATCGGGTATCTGCACCGTGGTATCGAGAAGATCGCCGAGAACCGGACGTACCTGCAGGTCGTCCCCCTCACGGACCGTCTCGACTACGTCGGCTCGATGTACGCGAACTGGGCGTACTGCCGCGCGGTCGAGCGGCTCGCCGGCATCCGCGTCCCGGAGCGGGCCGAGTATCTCCGCGTGATCGTGTGCGAGCTGCAGCGCATCGCGAGCCACATGATGTCGATCGGCTCGTCCGGGGCGGACACGGGCGCGTTCACCATGTTCTTGTACACGTTCGATCAGCGCGAGCGGATCGTCGAGCTCTTCGAGGAGTTGTGCGGAGCTCGTCTGACGTACAACTACGTGAGGCCCGGCGGCGTCTCGTTCGACCTGCCCGAGGGATGGGCCGAGCGCTGCGCCGCTCTCTGCGAACGCATGCCCGCGGCCTTCGCGGAGTTGGACCGGCTCTTCTTCGGGAACGCCATCGCGCGAGGGCGCCTCAAGGGTGTGGGAGTCCTATCGGCGGAGGATGCGATAGCGTGGGGAGCGTCTGGTCCGGTCGCGCGCGGTTCCGGAGTCGTGTGGGACCTGCGCAAGCACGATCCGTACTCCGTCTACCCGCGGTTCGATTTCGACATACCGGTGGGGGAGAACGGCGACGCCTACGACAGGGCGCGCGTGCGGCTCTTCGAGTGCGCGGAATCGTGCCGGATCGTCACCCAGGCGTTGCGGCAGCTCGAGCCCGGGCCCGTGCGCGCCGAGGGGCTTCCGCGACTCCTTCGTCCGCGGCCCGGAGACGCCTACGACCACATCGAATCGGCGCGCGGCAGCCTTGGGGTCTACCTCGTCTCGGACGGTTCTCCGCGACCCTATCGGATGAAGGTCCGCTCGCCGGCGTTCTGCAACCTCGCGCTCCTGCCGAAGCTCGCGGTCGGTCATACGCTGTCCGATCTCGTCGTCGTGCTCGGCAGCCTCGATCCCGTCTTCGGCGAGGTGGACCGATGA
- the nuoH gene encoding NADH-quinone oxidoreductase subunit NuoH — translation MSGLARGAIMGLAAGIAIALAALFGVWWERKVSARIQMRFGPQEAGPAGLLQTLADTLKLVLKEDVTPAAADVMLFRMAPLLAFAPVAMSLAVIPLATGWAPLDSSVGLVFFLAVPALSVFGMLFGGWASRNTYATIGALRAAAQMISYEVPRALSVASLAVLAGSLRPTVVVARWTWWWLPLTIVGFVVYLISSVAELNRGPFDIPEAESELVAGYFADYTGIRWAIFMMTEYGGMLAASLFGAAVFLGGYRGLPGIAGVLLMLVKAVVIVTAMMWAKWTLPRMRSDQLMSFAWTVLTPVAIVQLVVVGLVVAWL, via the coding sequence ATGAGCGGGCTGGCGCGAGGCGCGATCATGGGGCTCGCGGCGGGGATCGCGATAGCGCTCGCGGCTCTCTTCGGCGTCTGGTGGGAGCGCAAGGTGTCCGCGCGTATCCAGATGCGGTTCGGACCTCAGGAGGCCGGCCCCGCGGGGCTCCTGCAGACGCTCGCGGACACCTTGAAGCTGGTGCTGAAGGAGGACGTCACCCCGGCAGCGGCAGACGTGATGCTCTTCCGGATGGCCCCGCTGCTCGCGTTCGCGCCCGTCGCGATGTCGCTCGCAGTGATCCCGCTGGCCACCGGGTGGGCGCCGCTCGACAGCAGCGTCGGCCTCGTGTTCTTCCTTGCGGTGCCCGCGCTGTCCGTCTTCGGGATGCTCTTCGGCGGATGGGCGTCGCGCAACACGTACGCCACGATCGGCGCGCTGCGCGCCGCCGCTCAGATGATCAGCTACGAGGTGCCCAGGGCGCTGTCAGTGGCGTCGCTCGCCGTCCTGGCGGGGTCGTTGCGCCCGACGGTCGTCGTCGCCCGCTGGACGTGGTGGTGGCTCCCGCTCACCATCGTCGGCTTCGTGGTGTACCTCATCTCGTCAGTCGCCGAACTCAACCGCGGTCCTTTCGACATCCCGGAGGCGGAGTCGGAGCTTGTGGCGGGGTACTTCGCGGACTACACGGGCATCCGCTGGGCCATCTTCATGATGACCGAGTACGGCGGCATGCTCGCGGCTTCCCTGTTCGGCGCCGCTGTCTTCCTTGGCGGATACCGTGGCCTCCCCGGGATAGCCGGAGTCCTCCTGATGCTCGTGAAGGCCGTCGTCATCGTCACCGCGATGATGTGGGCGAAGTGGACCCTGCCTCGCATGCGTTCCGACCAGCTGATGTCCTTCGCCTGGACCGTGCTGACTCCCGTTGCGATCGTGCAGCTGGTCGTAGTGGGGCTGGTGGTCGCGTGGCTGTGA